One window of Flavobacterium ammonificans genomic DNA carries:
- a CDS encoding OmpA family protein codes for MKHFNKIVIAICMILGLSSNAQDSNNPWAISFGANAIDTKTGADGGHEWLDRHFSQPFAVKDNWNILPTISYIGVSKYIGDNFTFGVSGTVNKISKFVNYNPTAVGADSRGYLVSNPGDLAYYGLDATVRYSFQSLIKSKIIDPSLSVGGGYSFFGDASFGTINTGAGVTFWVTENLGIELTTKYRKSFGERVVPGTATPDAPSFSQHTAGLVFKFGGTDTDNDGIYDKEDACPDVAGLKQFNGCPDTDGDGIVDGSDACPEVAGLAALNGCPDADGDGVTDANDACPQVAGLASLKGCPDADKDGVADKDDKCPSVAGPKENAGCPWADTDKDGVADKDDACPEVAGPASNKGCPEVTAADLDKVSADAKMIYFNSGKATFRSEDVPVKIESISTLLKQYPTAKFSIEGHTDSDGSDAFNQKLSQERADVVRNALIERGMKAENLSAVGYGESKPVATNKTAAGKAKNRRTEVVLQK; via the coding sequence ATGAAACATTTCAACAAAATTGTAATTGCTATTTGTATGATTTTGGGTTTAAGCTCAAATGCGCAAGACAGTAATAATCCATGGGCTATCTCTTTTGGGGCAAATGCCATTGACACAAAAACAGGAGCTGATGGCGGCCACGAATGGTTAGATCGTCATTTTTCACAACCTTTTGCAGTTAAAGATAACTGGAATATTTTGCCTACAATATCGTATATTGGAGTTTCTAAATATATTGGCGACAACTTCACTTTTGGAGTTTCTGGTACAGTAAATAAGATTAGTAAATTTGTGAATTATAATCCAACAGCAGTTGGTGCAGATTCACGTGGTTATTTAGTATCTAATCCAGGCGATTTAGCGTATTATGGACTTGATGCTACTGTTAGATACTCATTCCAGTCACTAATCAAATCTAAAATAATTGATCCGTCTCTTTCAGTAGGTGGAGGATATTCATTTTTTGGAGATGCTAGTTTTGGTACTATTAATACAGGAGCTGGAGTTACATTTTGGGTAACAGAAAATCTTGGAATAGAATTAACTACAAAATATAGAAAATCCTTTGGAGAGAGAGTTGTTCCTGGAACCGCTACTCCTGATGCTCCATCATTCTCTCAACATACTGCTGGTTTAGTTTTTAAATTTGGTGGAACAGATACGGATAACGACGGAATCTATGACAAAGAAGACGCTTGTCCAGATGTTGCTGGTTTGAAACAATTCAACGGATGTCCTGATACTGACGGAGATGGAATTGTAGACGGAAGTGATGCTTGTCCTGAAGTTGCTGGTTTAGCTGCTTTGAACGGATGCCCAGATGCTGATGGTGATGGAGTTACTGATGCAAATGATGCTTGTCCACAAGTTGCTGGTTTGGCTTCTTTAAAAGGATGTCCAGATGCTGATAAAGATGGAGTTGCTGATAAAGATGACAAATGTCCATCTGTTGCCGGTCCTAAAGAAAATGCAGGTTGTCCTTGGGCTGATACTGACAAAGATGGTGTAGCTGATAAAGATGATGCATGTCCAGAAGTTGCAGGTCCTGCTAGCAACAAAGGATGTCCAGAAGTAACCGCAGCTGACTTAGATAAAGTTAGTGCAGACGCTAAAATGATCTATTTCAATAGCGGAAAAGCTACTTTCAGATCAGAAGATGTTCCAGTAAAAATTGAATCAATTTCTACTTTATTGAAACAATATCCTACAGCTAAATTTAGTATTGAAGGACATACTGATAGTGATGGTTCTGATGCATTCAACCAAAAATTATCTCAAGAGAGAGCAGACGTAGTTAGAAATGCTTTAATCGAAAGAGGTATGAAAGCTGAAAATTTATCTGCTGTTGGTTATGGAGAAAGCAAGCCAGTTGCAACAAATAAAACGGCTGCTGGAAAAGCTAAAAACAGAAGAACTGAAGTAGTATTACAAAAATAA
- a CDS encoding UvrD-helicase domain-containing protein, with translation MQRHSFSIYDASAGSGKTYALVKEYLKIILTSPKNDAYRNILAITFTNKAVHEMKSRIVGSLSEFAKENPSSKAQDLMQDLSVDTGLSIAQIKTKSQQIIKHIIHNYAAFDISTIDKFTHKVIRAFAHDLNLPMTFEVSLDTENLLIEAVDAIIAKAGEDEILTNLLVDFTMEKTDDDKSWDISREILETGKLVLNENNRNEITHFQDKSITEFLEIKKKLTAVCEDLEKETNVLGDEAAALIEQKGIDVKSFSRGTFPNHIASIQAGKFNPKNKMFKEVDDVAINKTATDRAIIEAIIPDLLAILSKVYALFEKIYFYKAFLKNITPLSLLNTVSNELAKIQQEQNILSITEFNALIHREIQNQPAPFIYERLGERYRHFFIDEFQDTSEMQWQNLIPLIDNALSGQDEYGVKGTLMIVGDPKQSIYRWRGGKAEQFIELSKDENPFNNPDKKLTQLEYNYRSYSQIIEFNNSFFKLMANEFQHPDYKDLYENHSHQKVNSKTGGYVNISFLPDTSETEEEALDKTEMYVQATLETINKVLEKGFEYKDIVILTRKRGQGIAVANYLTEQGVPLLSSETLMIQNATEVRFIIHLLRYLKNSTDVDAKAHFLHYLALHAQEQLPVHDFIAKGKVLAQETEFENWLLQFNLDLSFQNLRKKSLYEAVEIIVSKFISPALRTSSYVQYFMDIVLERDIRNQAGVADFLDFWDKSAEKFSIPSPEGTNAVRIMTIHKSKGLEFPVVIMPFAEEDYSRKPKDKLWLNAEEETVGLPKVLIDNSTAVEGFGEDALELYTIKKQEELLDNINVLYVALTRAEEQLYIISSKNLSSKGEVPKNNMCAFFINYLIAQGLFQEDRFEYELGNSAKLSLEEKHEDSTKTIPFVAEVLNPKNIKIAKRESLMWGTHQQEAIEYGNVIHEILSFVKTKNDVELAITKALENGLIQFSQRDIVLQTILSIVEHESLSNHFAEGNQVLNEQTIIQKEGQSIKPDRMVIDSNNKVFLLDYKTGASNPKYKIQLENYQKAIEDMGYKVIQKALVYIAKDITVEFEN, from the coding sequence ATGCAAAGACACTCCTTTTCGATTTACGACGCCTCAGCCGGTTCTGGAAAAACCTATGCCTTGGTCAAAGAATATTTAAAAATCATCTTGACTTCGCCCAAAAATGATGCATATCGAAACATTTTAGCCATTACGTTTACCAACAAAGCGGTACACGAAATGAAAAGCCGAATTGTGGGAAGTTTGTCCGAATTTGCTAAAGAAAATCCATCTTCAAAGGCGCAAGATTTAATGCAAGATTTGTCAGTGGACACAGGACTTTCCATTGCCCAAATTAAAACCAAGTCACAACAGATCATCAAGCACATCATTCATAATTATGCTGCTTTTGACATTTCAACTATCGATAAATTTACACATAAAGTGATTCGTGCTTTTGCACACGATTTGAATTTACCCATGACGTTTGAAGTGTCATTGGATACCGAAAATTTATTGATTGAAGCCGTAGATGCTATTATTGCAAAAGCAGGCGAAGACGAAATTTTGACTAATTTATTAGTCGATTTCACTATGGAAAAAACCGACGATGATAAATCTTGGGACATTTCCCGTGAAATTTTAGAAACCGGAAAATTAGTTCTGAATGAAAACAATCGAAATGAAATCACCCATTTTCAAGATAAATCGATTACTGAATTTCTCGAAATCAAGAAAAAACTAACGGCTGTTTGTGAGGATTTAGAAAAAGAAACCAATGTTTTAGGTGACGAAGCGGCCGCGCTTATTGAACAAAAAGGCATTGACGTAAAATCGTTTTCAAGAGGTACTTTTCCCAATCACATTGCAAGCATTCAAGCTGGGAAATTCAATCCCAAAAATAAAATGTTCAAGGAAGTGGACGATGTTGCCATCAATAAAACAGCAACTGATCGCGCAATTATTGAAGCTATTATTCCTGATTTGTTAGCTATTTTGTCTAAAGTCTATGCCTTATTTGAAAAGATTTATTTTTATAAAGCGTTCTTAAAAAACATTACGCCTTTGTCGTTGTTGAATACAGTCAGTAATGAATTGGCTAAAATTCAACAAGAACAAAATATTTTATCCATTACCGAATTCAATGCGTTAATTCATAGAGAAATTCAAAACCAACCGGCTCCTTTTATATATGAACGTTTAGGCGAACGCTACCGTCATTTTTTTATTGACGAATTTCAGGATACTTCCGAGATGCAATGGCAAAATTTGATTCCGCTTATTGATAATGCGCTTTCCGGTCAAGACGAATATGGAGTTAAAGGGACTTTGATGATTGTGGGCGACCCCAAACAATCTATTTACCGCTGGCGTGGCGGAAAAGCAGAGCAATTTATTGAGTTGAGTAAAGATGAAAATCCATTCAACAACCCAGATAAGAAATTAACTCAATTGGAATACAATTACCGTTCGTATTCCCAAATTATTGAATTCAACAACAGCTTTTTTAAATTAATGGCTAATGAATTTCAGCATCCTGATTACAAAGATTTGTATGAAAATCACAGTCATCAAAAAGTAAATTCCAAAACAGGCGGCTATGTCAATATTTCGTTTCTTCCAGACACATCGGAAACAGAAGAAGAAGCATTGGACAAAACCGAAATGTATGTGCAAGCTACTTTGGAGACCATAAATAAGGTACTTGAAAAAGGTTTTGAATATAAAGATATTGTCATCTTGACCCGCAAACGCGGACAAGGAATTGCAGTGGCAAATTATCTAACAGAGCAAGGTGTTCCTCTATTGTCGTCTGAAACTTTGATGATTCAAAATGCGACCGAGGTACGATTTATTATTCATTTATTAAGATATTTAAAAAATAGTACTGATGTAGATGCCAAAGCTCATTTCTTACATTATTTGGCTTTGCACGCTCAAGAACAACTACCAGTACATGATTTTATTGCTAAAGGCAAAGTGTTGGCTCAAGAAACCGAATTTGAAAATTGGTTGTTGCAATTTAATTTGGATTTATCCTTTCAAAATCTCCGAAAAAAATCCCTATACGAAGCAGTAGAAATTATAGTAAGTAAATTTATTTCACCAGCGCTTCGTACTTCTAGTTATGTGCAATATTTTATGGATATCGTATTAGAAAGAGACATTCGCAATCAGGCAGGTGTTGCTGATTTTCTGGATTTTTGGGATAAAAGCGCTGAGAAATTCAGCATTCCGTCACCCGAAGGTACCAATGCTGTACGAATTATGACCATTCACAAATCCAAAGGATTGGAATTTCCAGTGGTAATTATGCCTTTTGCTGAGGAAGATTATAGTCGAAAACCTAAAGATAAATTGTGGTTGAATGCCGAGGAAGAAACGGTTGGTTTGCCAAAAGTTTTAATTGACAATAGCACTGCCGTAGAAGGGTTTGGAGAGGATGCATTAGAGTTATACACTATTAAAAAGCAAGAAGAATTATTGGACAATATTAATGTGTTGTATGTTGCTTTGACCCGAGCTGAAGAGCAATTGTATATTATTTCAAGTAAAAATTTATCTAGCAAAGGCGAAGTGCCAAAGAATAATATGTGTGCTTTTTTTATCAATTATTTAATAGCGCAAGGTTTGTTTCAAGAGGATCGATTCGAATATGAGTTGGGGAACTCAGCAAAATTATCTTTAGAAGAAAAACACGAAGATAGCACTAAAACTATTCCTTTTGTGGCAGAAGTTTTAAACCCTAAAAATATCAAAATAGCAAAACGAGAATCTTTAATGTGGGGCACCCATCAACAAGAAGCTATTGAATATGGGAATGTGATTCACGAAATTTTATCCTTTGTAAAAACTAAAAATGATGTTGAACTTGCTATTACCAAAGCCCTTGAAAATGGGTTGATACAATTTAGCCAAAGAGACATTGTCCTACAAACAATCTTAAGTATTGTAGAACATGAGTCGTTATCGAATCATTTTGCAGAAGGAAATCAAGTATTAAATGAGCAAACTATCATTCAAAAGGAAGGACAATCCATCAAACCCGATCGAATGGTGATTGATTCTAACAATAAAGTTTTTCTTTTGGATTATAAAACAGGCGCTTCCAATCCGAAATATAAAATACAATTGGAAAATTACCAAAAAGCTATTGAAGATATGGGCTATAAAGTAATTCAGAAAGCATTAGTGTACATTGCAAAAGATATAACAGTTGAATTTGAGAATTAA
- the rbfA gene encoding 30S ribosome-binding factor RbfA translates to METNRQKKIGGVIQKDLVDILQGEVRKNGITNLIISVSKVAVTSDLSVATVYLSIFPQEKAKETLVAIKSNSTLIKHDLSQRVRLQLRKVPNLVFFIDDSLDYIEKIDKALANRDNPIENRELLEKRRQS, encoded by the coding sequence ATGGAAACAAATAGACAGAAAAAAATAGGTGGCGTTATCCAAAAAGATTTGGTGGATATCCTACAAGGTGAAGTGAGAAAAAATGGAATAACCAATTTGATTATTTCCGTATCCAAAGTCGCAGTGACTTCAGATTTGTCTGTTGCCACAGTATATTTAAGTATTTTCCCGCAGGAGAAAGCCAAAGAAACTTTAGTGGCAATCAAGTCGAATTCTACTTTAATTAAACACGATTTATCGCAACGTGTGCGTTTACAATTGCGTAAAGTGCCCAACTTAGTTTTCTTTATTGACGATTCTTTGGATTATATCGAAAAAATTGACAAGGCATTAGCCAACAGAGATAACCCAATTGAAAACAGAGAACTTTTAGAAAAACGCAGACAATCTTAA